One genomic window of Nakamurella panacisegetis includes the following:
- the recN gene encoding DNA repair protein RecN, with protein MLTELHISGLGVIDDAVIEPHTGFTVVTGETGAGKTMVVTALGLLTGGRGDAGRVRVGVDRAVVEARIAGPLGDAALKTLDSVGGSTDDDGSVILVRSVGADGRSRGHIGGRAAPLSALAEISEPLIAVHGQSEAISLLRGGRQRAVLDRFAGSDAELAAYRTARIAWQQAVSDLADRTSHARERAQREQLLRLGVDEIGKVDPQPGEDVDLIAEVRRLENADALRSGAQQALQALTGESSPDEPNAVGLVEGARKVLEATSDERLTAAAAALHSVSAVVLDTASDLTSFLGDLDADPERLETLLNRQAVLRSLTRRYGADINAVLAWRAEAEAELRTLDSSEEALAQLRGRCAELAAATAAAAVALTKRRRKAAAELGERATAELAHLAMGRATLSVTVTQRAADPEASDGLKVGRSWVSAGVDGVDQVEFAMVAHAGAPLLPIAKGASGGELSRVMLAVEVVLAGADPVATMVFDEVDAGVGGRAATEIGRRLAMLATDHQVIVVTHLAQVAAFADRHYVVDAGPGDAVGSSAVHQVENAARELELARMLGGTDGASARAHASDLLTAAGSARPVGAGPSGRTAGKRAARTPG; from the coding sequence GTGCTCACCGAACTCCACATCAGCGGTCTCGGGGTGATCGACGACGCCGTCATCGAACCCCACACCGGGTTCACCGTGGTGACGGGCGAGACCGGCGCCGGCAAGACCATGGTCGTCACCGCGCTCGGCTTGTTGACGGGCGGGCGCGGTGACGCCGGACGGGTCAGGGTCGGCGTCGACCGCGCTGTGGTCGAGGCCCGGATCGCCGGACCGCTGGGTGACGCCGCACTCAAGACGCTGGACTCGGTCGGCGGCAGCACGGACGACGACGGATCGGTCATCCTCGTCCGTTCGGTCGGCGCGGATGGCCGCTCCCGCGGTCACATCGGGGGCCGCGCGGCGCCACTGAGCGCATTGGCCGAGATCAGCGAGCCGCTGATCGCCGTGCACGGCCAGTCGGAGGCGATCAGTCTCCTGCGCGGCGGACGGCAGCGGGCCGTACTGGACCGATTCGCCGGGTCGGACGCCGAGCTGGCCGCCTACCGCACAGCCCGGATCGCCTGGCAGCAGGCCGTTTCCGACCTGGCCGACCGGACGTCGCACGCGCGTGAGCGAGCCCAACGGGAACAGTTGCTCCGCCTCGGCGTCGACGAGATCGGCAAGGTCGACCCGCAGCCGGGGGAGGACGTCGATCTGATCGCGGAGGTTCGCCGGCTGGAGAACGCCGACGCCCTGCGGTCCGGCGCACAGCAGGCCCTCCAGGCTCTGACCGGCGAGTCGTCACCGGACGAACCCAATGCGGTCGGCCTGGTCGAGGGAGCGCGGAAGGTGCTCGAGGCGACATCGGACGAGCGACTGACCGCGGCCGCCGCCGCGCTGCACAGCGTGTCCGCGGTGGTGCTGGACACCGCCTCCGACCTCACGTCCTTCCTCGGTGATCTGGACGCCGATCCGGAACGGCTGGAAACGCTGCTGAACCGGCAGGCGGTACTGCGATCGCTCACCCGGCGGTACGGCGCGGACATCAACGCGGTGCTGGCCTGGCGTGCGGAAGCGGAAGCCGAACTTCGGACCCTCGACTCGTCCGAAGAGGCACTGGCCCAGCTGCGCGGCCGGTGCGCCGAGTTGGCCGCCGCCACGGCCGCGGCGGCGGTCGCGCTGACGAAGCGACGGCGGAAGGCGGCCGCCGAACTGGGGGAGCGGGCCACCGCGGAGCTCGCCCACCTGGCGATGGGCCGGGCCACTCTCTCGGTCACAGTCACGCAGCGGGCGGCGGATCCGGAGGCATCCGACGGACTGAAGGTCGGCCGCTCCTGGGTGAGCGCCGGCGTCGACGGGGTCGACCAGGTCGAGTTCGCGATGGTGGCTCACGCGGGAGCGCCGTTGCTGCCGATCGCCAAAGGTGCGTCCGGAGGCGAGCTCTCGCGCGTCATGCTGGCCGTCGAGGTGGTGCTGGCCGGCGCCGATCCGGTGGCCACCATGGTGTTCGACGAGGTCGACGCCGGAGTCGGCGGCCGAGCGGCGACCGAGATCGGACGACGGCTGGCCATGCTGGCCACCGATCACCAGGTGATCGTGGTGACTCACCTGGCGCAGGTGGCCGCCTTCGCCGACCGTCACTACGTGGTCGACGCCGGGCCGGGCGACGCGGTCGGGTCGTCGGCCGTCCACCAGGTGGAGAACGCGGCCCGGGAACTCGAGTTAGCCCGGATGCTCGGTGGTACCGACGGGGCCAGTGCTCGAGCGCATGCCTCGGACCTGCTGACCGCGGCCGGATCGGCCCGACCGGTCGGCGCCGGTCCGTCGGGCCGCACGGCAGGCAAACGAGCGGCCCGCACCCCGGGCTGA
- a CDS encoding copper transporter, which yields MISMRYHIVSLAAIFLALALGIVLGATKISSPILSGLQSDKTDLSSQNTQLSSDNTSLTARVASDDKFASSVGNLAVRGTLPNATVVLITTSDADPGDRDAVLSLLARAGAKVTAQIQLTANFSDPSHADDLRTLAARVLPTGAKLPAVSQVGAVAGGLLASVLLTDKDGKATAPAAQATSALSALASGGFLQASGTVVPGRLVVVLTGGAVTGGSEADRAAAIGDMAAQLKTAAGGVVVAGRSGSEAATGTVGVVRANTAESAVVSTVDDVDTSSGRLAAVLALVEQNGGGVGRYGFASSAQAQIPTLGVG from the coding sequence ATGATCTCCATGCGGTACCACATCGTCTCTCTGGCGGCGATCTTCCTGGCTCTGGCCCTGGGCATCGTCCTGGGTGCGACCAAGATCTCGTCGCCGATCCTGTCCGGACTGCAGTCGGACAAGACGGACCTGTCGAGCCAGAACACCCAGCTCTCCAGCGACAACACGTCGCTCACGGCGCGGGTGGCCTCGGACGACAAGTTCGCGTCGTCGGTGGGCAACCTCGCCGTCCGTGGCACCCTGCCGAACGCCACGGTCGTCCTGATCACCACCTCGGACGCCGACCCGGGTGACCGCGACGCCGTGCTGTCGCTCCTGGCCCGCGCCGGAGCGAAGGTCACCGCGCAGATCCAGCTCACGGCCAACTTCTCCGACCCCAGCCACGCGGACGACCTGCGCACGCTGGCCGCCCGGGTACTGCCCACCGGCGCCAAGCTCCCGGCCGTCTCCCAGGTCGGCGCGGTGGCGGGGGGATTGCTCGCCTCGGTGCTGCTGACCGACAAGGACGGAAAGGCCACCGCCCCGGCGGCCCAGGCCACCTCCGCCCTGTCGGCCCTGGCCAGTGGTGGATTCCTGCAGGCCTCCGGCACCGTGGTGCCCGGACGTCTGGTCGTCGTCCTCACCGGGGGCGCCGTCACCGGCGGCTCCGAGGCCGACCGGGCGGCGGCGATCGGTGACATGGCAGCGCAGCTCAAGACCGCAGCCGGTGGCGTCGTCGTGGCCGGACGTTCCGGATCCGAAGCAGCGACCGGGACCGTCGGCGTCGTGCGGGCCAACACGGCCGAGAGCGCCGTGGTCAGCACGGTGGACGACGTCGACACCTCCTCGGGTCGTCTGGCCGCGGTGCTCGCCCTGGTCGAGCAGAACGGTGGTGGGGTCGGTCGTTACGGGTTCGCCTCCAGCGCCCAGGCACAGATCCCCACCCTCGGCGTCGGCTGA
- a CDS encoding HAD-IIA family hydrolase, with protein sequence MTGSPALADRFDALLLDLDGTVYLGGQVIPEVVESLTAAAARGARPMFVTNNASRHPADVADSLNGMGVAAQAADVLTSPEAAAAMLAETHPAGSKVLIVGAAALSDAVADAGLVPVRLAADAPVAVVQGHSPDTGWRDLAEACIAIRSGVDWVASNTDTTLPTDRGLLPGNGAMVHALMAATGLAPRVAGKPNRPLLDEAVRRAGSTSPLVVGDRLDTDIEAAVLADMPSLMVLTGVSTAADLLAAPPSRRPTFVSFDLRGLLDPDLVAELDPTLPSGWTVDRRDGSLMLSGSGSGDGAQLRALAQLAAAAWKHEMTTVSAVGEPAAAVLTRFGLADAATAD encoded by the coding sequence GTGACCGGCAGCCCGGCTCTGGCCGATCGATTCGACGCTCTGCTGCTCGACCTCGACGGCACCGTGTACCTCGGGGGTCAGGTGATCCCCGAGGTCGTGGAGTCGCTGACCGCGGCTGCGGCACGCGGCGCCCGGCCGATGTTCGTGACGAACAACGCGTCCCGGCATCCGGCCGATGTGGCCGACTCGTTGAACGGCATGGGCGTGGCCGCCCAGGCGGCCGACGTGTTGACCTCTCCGGAGGCGGCCGCCGCGATGCTCGCCGAAACCCATCCGGCCGGGTCGAAAGTGCTGATCGTCGGGGCCGCGGCCCTATCCGACGCGGTGGCCGACGCCGGGCTGGTCCCGGTCCGGCTGGCCGCGGACGCCCCGGTCGCCGTCGTGCAAGGGCACTCGCCCGACACCGGATGGCGTGATCTGGCCGAGGCCTGCATCGCGATCCGCTCCGGCGTCGACTGGGTGGCCAGCAACACGGACACCACCCTCCCGACCGATCGAGGTCTCCTTCCCGGGAACGGCGCCATGGTGCACGCTCTGATGGCGGCCACCGGTCTGGCTCCGCGGGTGGCCGGCAAGCCGAATCGCCCGCTGCTGGACGAAGCGGTACGCCGCGCCGGCTCCACGTCGCCGTTGGTGGTCGGCGACCGCCTGGACACCGACATCGAGGCTGCGGTCCTGGCCGATATGCCGAGCCTGATGGTCCTGACCGGTGTATCGACCGCGGCCGACCTGCTGGCCGCGCCGCCGTCCCGCCGGCCGACGTTCGTGTCGTTCGACCTGCGTGGTCTGCTCGACCCCGACCTCGTGGCCGAGTTGGACCCGACCCTGCCGTCGGGCTGGACGGTCGACCGGCGAGACGGATCACTGATGTTGTCCGGCTCCGGATCGGGCGACGGCGCGCAGCTCCGGGCCCTGGCCCAGTTGGCCGCGGCGGCGTGGAAACACGAGATGACGACGGTCAGTGCCGTCGGTGAACCGGCGGCGGCTGTGTTGACCCGCTTCGGGCTTGCCGACGCCGCCACGGCGGACTGA
- a CDS encoding TlyA family RNA methyltransferase codes for MRRARLDAELVRRKLARSREHAADLIKAGRVQVSGQLATKAATAVDPAAPLLVTEDVADENWASRGAHKLIGALDAFSSVTVAGRRCLDAGASTGGFTDVLLRRGAAEVVAVDVGYGQLIWRLQNDERVHIFDRTNVRTMTPEDVGGPAELIVADLSFISLSMVLPALIACAAPGADLVPMVKPQFEVGKERLGSGGVVRDPALRATAVAEVAAAAGRLGWGVAGVVASPLPGPSGNVEFFAHLRADAPVDPELTRELIRVAIEEGPS; via the coding sequence GTGCGCCGCGCACGACTGGACGCCGAACTGGTTCGCCGGAAACTGGCTCGATCGCGGGAACATGCGGCTGACCTGATCAAGGCGGGCCGGGTGCAGGTCTCCGGGCAACTCGCGACCAAGGCGGCAACGGCGGTGGATCCGGCCGCGCCACTGCTGGTCACCGAGGACGTCGCCGACGAGAACTGGGCGTCCCGCGGTGCGCACAAACTGATCGGCGCGCTGGACGCGTTCTCGAGCGTGACGGTGGCCGGCCGCCGTTGCCTGGACGCCGGCGCCTCGACCGGAGGCTTCACCGACGTCCTGCTCCGCCGGGGCGCGGCCGAGGTCGTCGCCGTGGACGTGGGCTACGGCCAGTTGATCTGGCGCCTGCAGAACGACGAGCGGGTGCACATCTTCGACCGGACCAACGTCCGGACCATGACCCCGGAAGACGTCGGCGGTCCGGCCGAGTTGATCGTGGCCGATCTATCGTTCATCTCGTTATCCATGGTGCTGCCCGCGTTGATCGCGTGTGCGGCCCCCGGCGCCGACCTGGTGCCGATGGTCAAACCGCAGTTCGAAGTGGGCAAGGAACGTCTCGGGTCCGGGGGTGTGGTCCGGGACCCGGCTCTGCGGGCGACCGCGGTCGCCGAGGTCGCCGCCGCGGCCGGGCGGCTGGGCTGGGGAGTGGCCGGCGTGGTCGCCTCGCCCCTGCCTGGTCCCAGCGGGAACGTGGAGTTCTTCGCCCATCTCCGGGCCGACGCACCGGTTGATCCGGAACTGACGCGGGAACTGATCCGCGTCGCCATCGAGGAAGGCCCGTCATGA
- a CDS encoding CTP synthase: MPVAVHVTKHIFVTGGVASSLGKGLTASSLGRLLTSRGLRVTMQKLDPYLNVDPGTMNPFQHGEVFVTEDGAETDLDIGHYERFLDRNLSADANVTTGKVYSRVIARERRGEYLGDTVQVIPHITNEIKDRVTAMAEPDRDGNIPDVVITEIGGTVGDIESLPFLEAARQVRHDLGRDNVFFLHVSLIPYLAPSGELKTKPTQHSVAALRNIGIQPDALVCRADRDIPEGLKRKISLMCDVDAEAVIACPDAPSIYDIPKVLHTEGLDAYVVRRLGLSFKDVDWTLWGDLLERVHHPAETVRIALVGKYIDLPDAYLSVTEALRAGGFGNNAKVEIVWVASDSCQTPAGAAAALGDVQGVLIPGGFGVRGIEGKLGAIQYARTNKVPVLGICLGLQCIVIEVARNLAGLGGANSAEFDVNAADPVIATMADQTDVVAGARDMGGTMRLGSYPARLAEGSLVSEIYGSTSVTERHRHRYEVNNAYREVLEAAGLRLSGTSPDSSLVEFVEMDRSLHPYLVATQAHPEFKSRPTAPHPLFASFVRAALDYLESERLPIDSPDVLVQEPVPAL; encoded by the coding sequence TTGCCGGTAGCGGTTCATGTCACCAAACACATCTTCGTCACCGGTGGTGTTGCGTCGTCCCTGGGGAAGGGTCTGACGGCGTCCAGCCTCGGTCGACTGCTCACCTCCCGCGGTCTCCGGGTCACCATGCAGAAGCTGGACCCCTACCTGAACGTCGATCCCGGAACGATGAACCCGTTCCAGCACGGCGAGGTCTTCGTCACCGAGGACGGCGCCGAGACCGACCTCGACATCGGTCACTACGAACGCTTTCTGGATCGCAACCTCTCGGCCGACGCGAACGTGACGACGGGCAAGGTCTACTCCCGCGTCATCGCCCGCGAGCGCCGCGGCGAGTACCTGGGCGACACCGTGCAGGTCATCCCGCACATCACCAACGAGATCAAGGATCGGGTCACGGCCATGGCCGAACCGGACCGGGACGGGAACATCCCCGACGTCGTGATCACCGAGATCGGTGGCACCGTCGGCGATATCGAGTCGCTGCCGTTCCTCGAGGCGGCCCGGCAGGTGCGGCACGACCTGGGACGCGACAACGTCTTCTTCCTCCACGTCTCGCTCATCCCGTACCTGGCCCCGTCCGGGGAGCTCAAGACCAAGCCGACCCAGCACAGCGTCGCCGCCCTGCGCAACATCGGCATCCAGCCCGACGCGCTGGTCTGCCGGGCCGACCGCGACATCCCGGAGGGCCTGAAGCGGAAGATCTCGCTGATGTGCGACGTCGACGCCGAGGCCGTCATCGCCTGCCCCGATGCGCCGTCCATCTACGACATCCCGAAGGTGCTGCACACCGAAGGCCTGGACGCGTACGTCGTCCGCCGGCTCGGCCTGTCGTTCAAGGACGTCGACTGGACGCTCTGGGGTGATCTGCTGGAGCGGGTCCACCACCCGGCCGAGACGGTGCGGATCGCCCTGGTCGGCAAGTACATCGACCTGCCGGACGCGTACCTCTCGGTCACCGAGGCGCTCCGGGCCGGCGGCTTCGGCAACAACGCGAAGGTGGAGATCGTCTGGGTCGCGTCCGACAGCTGCCAGACGCCGGCCGGAGCGGCCGCGGCCCTGGGTGACGTCCAGGGGGTGCTCATCCCGGGTGGCTTCGGCGTCCGCGGCATCGAGGGCAAGCTCGGAGCCATCCAGTACGCGCGGACCAACAAGGTCCCGGTGCTGGGAATCTGCCTCGGCCTGCAGTGCATCGTCATCGAGGTGGCCCGCAACCTGGCCGGGCTCGGGGGTGCCAACTCGGCCGAGTTCGACGTGAACGCCGCCGATCCGGTGATCGCCACCATGGCCGACCAGACCGACGTCGTCGCCGGCGCGCGGGACATGGGCGGCACCATGCGGCTCGGGTCGTACCCGGCCCGGTTGGCCGAGGGCAGCCTGGTCTCGGAGATCTACGGCTCCACGTCGGTCACCGAACGGCACCGCCACCGCTACGAGGTCAACAACGCCTACCGAGAGGTTCTCGAGGCGGCCGGATTGCGTCTGTCCGGCACCTCGCCCGACTCGTCCCTGGTCGAGTTCGTCGAGATGGATCGCAGCCTGCACCCGTACCTGGTCGCCACCCAGGCCCACCCGGAGTTCAAGTCCCGCCCCACGGCGCCGCACCCGCTGTTCGCCTCGTTCGTCCGCGCCGCGCTGGACTACCTGGAGTCCGAGCGGCTGCCGATCGATTCCCCCGACGTGCTCGTCCAAGAGCCGGTCCCGGCCCTGTGA
- a CDS encoding tetratricopeptide repeat protein produces the protein MRDDRAPRSDRPVREDRPSRPWQDRSAAPDSRGPARAYGDRPERGSAPERANRPDRGERPAWRDKPAADRRPAGERPSSAWADREAPRFERREPDRGSRVREDEIGERWPEIPEWADPRELDAEVRRDLRGLSKEGSEFVGAHLFMAGMLAEEDPALAWRHARAARSKGGRIAVVRETVGLVAYHAGEWAEAIAELRAARRMSGGPGQLPVIADCERALGHPEKAIELSRSAEAADLDPASAAELRIVVAGARADLGQLDAAIASLETAVNSDKVEPFSARLFYAYADLLLQAGRRDEAINYFMRAAEIDVDEETDAGDRLTELAGGDVVTDEDLSDEEALDGELDADLIDPADQGQSAESGDDSSGDATSGSVSDVDEGTQTSVAGAGASGIGVRHMEGSETAGTDAAGFEAAADEAAADETDGDEDGDVSDVDGAGAPDYSDVDFDAEDPDAQEIVDQASSAVQVDDEQPNDALDESIEREKLPERPASRPSGLGSLFSHDEGGR, from the coding sequence GTGCGCGACGATCGTGCGCCCAGGAGCGATCGCCCGGTCCGTGAGGATCGGCCGTCCCGTCCGTGGCAGGACCGCAGTGCAGCGCCCGATTCCCGTGGGCCGGCCCGCGCGTACGGAGATCGACCGGAACGAGGATCGGCACCGGAACGGGCGAACCGACCCGATCGTGGTGAGCGCCCGGCATGGCGGGACAAGCCGGCCGCGGACCGTCGTCCGGCCGGTGAACGACCGTCGAGCGCCTGGGCTGACCGTGAGGCCCCGAGGTTCGAACGACGAGAGCCCGACCGGGGCTCGCGTGTCCGCGAGGATGAGATCGGCGAGCGCTGGCCGGAGATCCCCGAGTGGGCCGATCCGCGCGAGCTGGACGCCGAGGTCCGTCGGGACCTGCGGGGTCTGAGCAAGGAAGGTAGCGAGTTCGTCGGCGCCCACCTGTTCATGGCCGGCATGCTGGCCGAGGAGGACCCGGCCCTGGCCTGGCGTCACGCCCGGGCAGCTCGTTCGAAGGGTGGCCGGATCGCCGTCGTACGGGAGACCGTCGGGCTGGTGGCCTACCACGCAGGCGAGTGGGCCGAGGCCATCGCGGAGTTGCGCGCGGCCCGGCGGATGAGTGGCGGGCCGGGGCAGTTGCCGGTCATCGCGGACTGCGAGCGCGCACTCGGACATCCGGAGAAGGCGATTGAACTGTCCCGCTCGGCCGAGGCGGCCGATTTGGATCCGGCGTCGGCGGCCGAGTTGCGCATCGTCGTCGCGGGAGCCCGCGCCGACCTCGGACAGCTCGATGCGGCGATTGCCTCGCTGGAGACCGCCGTGAACTCGGACAAGGTCGAGCCGTTCAGCGCTCGGCTGTTCTACGCCTACGCCGATCTGCTGCTGCAGGCCGGTCGCCGCGACGAAGCGATCAACTACTTCATGCGGGCGGCCGAGATCGATGTGGACGAGGAGACCGACGCCGGTGACCGACTGACCGAACTCGCCGGGGGCGACGTCGTCACCGACGAGGACCTCAGTGACGAGGAGGCCCTCGACGGCGAGCTCGATGCCGATCTGATCGATCCGGCCGATCAGGGTCAGTCCGCTGAATCGGGCGACGACAGCAGCGGCGACGCGACCAGTGGGTCAGTGTCCGACGTCGACGAAGGCACGCAGACCAGCGTTGCCGGAGCCGGTGCTTCCGGGATCGGCGTCCGTCACATGGAGGGCTCGGAAACTGCCGGGACCGACGCGGCCGGCTTCGAGGCCGCCGCCGACGAGGCCGCCGCCGATGAGACCGATGGCGACGAGGACGGCGACGTGTCCGACGTCGACGGCGCGGGAGCCCCGGACTACAGCGACGTCGACTTCGACGCCGAGGACCCGGATGCGCAGGAGATCGTCGACCAGGCGTCGTCTGCGGTCCAGGTCGATGACGAGCAGCCCAACGACGCCCTCGACGAGAGCATTGAGCGGGAGAAGCTGCCGGAGCGTCCGGCGTCCCGTCCGTCGGGACTGGGCTCCCTGTTCAGCCACGACGAGGGGGGCCGGTGA
- a CDS encoding NUDIX domain-containing protein, whose product MSRLFEVTDSEKVWSGHIAAVRIDTLVMPGGGTARREVVEHDRAVAVVALDDEGSVVLLEQFRHPLRRRLWELPAGLMDFAGESARSAAERELGEETGLHAAHWSVLVDIASSPGFTDEAVRVFLATGLTHIGRQGDVLHEEADLKVVRVPLEVAVRGVFQGRIVNGSSVSGLLAAAVALGIDTDITAASLRPADDPWNDASAVSQGPGIPDAPALDV is encoded by the coding sequence GTGAGCCGACTGTTCGAGGTCACCGACAGCGAGAAGGTGTGGTCCGGTCACATCGCGGCCGTACGGATCGACACGCTCGTGATGCCCGGCGGCGGAACCGCTCGGCGTGAGGTGGTCGAACACGACCGCGCGGTGGCCGTGGTCGCGCTGGACGACGAGGGCAGCGTGGTGCTGCTGGAGCAGTTCCGGCATCCGCTGCGCCGCCGGCTCTGGGAGCTGCCGGCCGGACTGATGGACTTCGCCGGCGAGTCCGCCCGATCGGCGGCGGAACGCGAACTGGGGGAGGAGACCGGACTCCACGCGGCGCACTGGTCGGTGCTGGTCGACATCGCCTCCTCGCCCGGATTCACCGACGAAGCGGTTCGGGTGTTCTTGGCCACCGGCCTGACTCACATCGGCCGGCAGGGCGACGTCCTGCACGAGGAGGCCGACCTGAAGGTCGTCCGGGTTCCCCTGGAGGTGGCCGTGCGCGGCGTCTTCCAGGGCCGGATCGTCAACGGATCGTCCGTCTCCGGCCTGCTGGCCGCGGCGGTGGCCCTCGGCATCGACACCGACATCACCGCCGCCTCGCTGCGGCCCGCAGACGACCCGTGGAACGACGCCAGCGCCGTCAGCCAAGGCCCCGGCATCCCGGACGCACCAGCGCTGGATGTCTGA
- the steA gene encoding putative cytokinetic ring protein SteA, translating to MKLLSRQSRALPGVTGVARVSRRSDTLLSRLGDGDIAVVDHIDLDRATADALVKSGVIAVVNAAPSISGRYPNLGPEILVASGVILIDGVGEKIFSLLKDGAKVRLDGNAVYQGEDLIAEGIEQTPESVADLLIEAKAGMSAQLEAFAANAIEYMKRERTLLLDGVGIPEVATKIAGRQVLIVAAGADTKAELKSLKKYISDYHPVLIGVDGGADALRTAGYKPNLIIGNPEEIGPDTLRGGAEVVIPADIDGHAPGLERLQDLGLGAVTFPATGTTEDLALLLADARDASLIVTVGMHTTLTDLLDHKGGSASTFLVRMRVANKIVEAPAVARLYKARISWWLVALLLIVAVAAIVAALLVSDVSHTYIDLARQWWNDFVNWVKGLF from the coding sequence ATGAAACTCTTGTCACGCCAGTCACGTGCGTTGCCAGGAGTCACGGGCGTCGCACGGGTGTCGCGACGTAGTGACACCTTGCTCAGTCGATTGGGCGACGGCGACATCGCCGTCGTCGACCACATCGACCTGGACCGGGCCACCGCGGATGCGTTGGTCAAATCCGGAGTCATCGCCGTGGTCAACGCCGCGCCGTCAATCTCCGGCCGCTACCCGAACCTCGGTCCGGAGATCCTGGTCGCGTCCGGGGTCATCCTGATCGACGGTGTGGGAGAGAAGATCTTCTCCCTGCTCAAGGACGGGGCCAAGGTCCGGCTCGACGGCAATGCCGTCTACCAGGGCGAGGACCTGATCGCCGAAGGGATCGAACAGACCCCCGAATCGGTCGCCGACCTGCTCATCGAGGCCAAGGCCGGCATGTCGGCCCAGCTCGAGGCCTTCGCGGCCAACGCCATCGAATACATGAAGCGGGAACGCACCCTGCTGCTCGACGGAGTCGGCATCCCCGAGGTGGCGACCAAGATCGCCGGCCGTCAGGTGCTGATCGTCGCCGCCGGAGCCGACACCAAGGCCGAGCTGAAGTCGTTGAAGAAGTACATCTCCGACTATCACCCGGTGCTGATCGGGGTCGACGGGGGCGCCGACGCGCTCCGGACGGCCGGCTACAAGCCGAACCTGATCATCGGCAACCCGGAGGAGATCGGTCCCGACACCCTTCGCGGTGGCGCGGAGGTCGTGATCCCGGCCGACATCGACGGGCACGCTCCTGGCCTGGAGCGGTTGCAGGACCTGGGTCTTGGCGCCGTCACCTTCCCGGCCACCGGTACCACCGAGGACCTGGCCCTGCTGCTCGCCGACGCCCGTGACGCCAGCCTCATCGTCACCGTCGGGATGCACACGACGCTCACCGACCTGCTCGACCACAAGGGCGGCTCCGCCTCCACCTTCCTGGTGCGGATGCGGGTGGCCAACAAGATCGTCGAGGCGCCGGCCGTCGCCCGGCTGTACAAGGCCAGGATCTCCTGGTGGCTGGTCGCCCTGTTGCTGATCGTGGCCGTCGCGGCCATCGTCGCGGCACTGCTCGTCTCCGACGTTTCGCACACCTACATCGATCTCGCCAGACAGTGGTGGAACGACTTCGTCAACTGGGTCAAGGGGCTTTTCTGA
- a CDS encoding NAD kinase: MTERRILLVAHTGRADIYSTARHVKKTLEAAQMELLALPGEGSELDLAMLDDPWAIADGETSPVELVLALGGDGTLLRAAEAARPLRAPVIAINLGRVGFLAEADADRLDEVLGAIIAKTYSHTHRMTVDVDIEHNGRIVDTCWALNEVSVEKATRERILDVVVEVDGRGVSAFGCDGVLCATPTGSTAYAFSAGGPIMWPDVEALLVVPSNAHALFSRPMVVSPDSVVSIHIDPSGHDAIIACDGRRTHEVPRGSKVHVRRGAQAVTMIKLGDQPFTDRLVAKFSLPVHGWRERRY; encoded by the coding sequence ATGACCGAACGCCGCATTCTGCTGGTTGCGCACACCGGTCGCGCCGACATCTATTCCACCGCAAGGCATGTGAAGAAGACGCTCGAGGCCGCGCAGATGGAACTGCTTGCCCTACCGGGTGAGGGGAGCGAGCTCGACCTGGCCATGCTCGACGACCCGTGGGCGATCGCCGACGGCGAGACATCCCCGGTGGAACTGGTACTGGCGCTCGGTGGTGACGGCACCCTGCTCCGAGCGGCCGAGGCGGCTCGACCGTTGCGGGCGCCGGTGATCGCCATCAACCTCGGCCGTGTCGGCTTCCTGGCCGAGGCCGACGCCGACCGCCTCGACGAGGTGCTCGGCGCGATCATCGCGAAGACGTACTCCCACACGCACCGGATGACGGTCGACGTCGACATCGAGCACAACGGCCGGATCGTCGACACCTGCTGGGCGCTCAACGAGGTCAGCGTCGAGAAGGCCACCCGGGAGCGGATCCTCGACGTGGTGGTCGAGGTCGATGGGCGAGGCGTCTCGGCCTTCGGGTGCGACGGCGTGCTCTGCGCCACCCCGACCGGGTCCACTGCCTACGCCTTCTCGGCCGGCGGCCCCATCATGTGGCCGGACGTCGAGGCCCTCCTGGTCGTCCCGTCCAACGCCCACGCCCTGTTCTCGCGGCCCATGGTGGTCTCACCGGACTCCGTCGTCTCCATCCACATCGACCCCTCCGGGCACGACGCGATCATCGCCTGCGACGGCCGCCGTACCCATGAGGTGCCGCGCGGCAGCAAGGTGCACGTGCGCCGGGGCGCGCAGGCCGTGACCATGATCAAACTGGGTGACCAGCCCTTCACCGACCGTCTGGTCGCGAAGTTCTCACTGCCGGTCCACGGATGGCGCGAACGCCGGTACTGA